A window from Bdellovibrionales bacterium encodes these proteins:
- a CDS encoding alanine--glyoxylate aminotransferase family protein, protein MQPNDRAQQNNDYSLLAPGPVSLHPEVRKALALPMIHHRTPEFDKILARVLTGLKQIFQTTQSVYMHSSTGSGGMESLLVNVLSPGDTVIAVVSGKFGERWAQMAEVFGTKVITHNVPWGEAVKVSDVKALLEKHPETRAVLCQACETSTAVVHPIRELGALTANLPNTLLLVDAITALGAFPLPMDEWKIDGIVAGSQKALMLPTGLSFVAFSKKAEAFFEKASCPRYYFDIRREKKANASGETFFSSSVTLVRALDVVLELMGKQGVEKLFAANHRRAEATRIFAQKLGFGLYAKAPSDSVTALTVPAGMDGQKIRSYLEEKYNITIMGGQDQAKGKIIRVGHMGYIQDHEMVRLIECLGLTLQHFDATSVSSEKIQATVSELKRWLESH, encoded by the coding sequence ATGCAGCCTAATGACCGAGCACAACAAAACAATGATTACAGTCTCCTTGCTCCAGGCCCGGTGAGCCTCCATCCTGAGGTGCGAAAAGCCCTGGCGTTGCCAATGATTCATCACCGCACCCCGGAATTCGATAAAATTTTGGCGCGGGTTTTAACGGGACTGAAACAAATCTTCCAGACCACGCAAAGCGTTTACATGCACTCCTCCACAGGCAGCGGCGGAATGGAGTCTTTACTCGTGAACGTTCTCAGTCCCGGTGACACCGTCATCGCTGTTGTCTCCGGAAAATTCGGAGAGCGCTGGGCGCAAATGGCCGAAGTTTTCGGCACGAAAGTCATCACCCACAACGTCCCGTGGGGAGAGGCCGTGAAGGTTTCTGATGTGAAAGCCCTGCTTGAAAAACATCCTGAAACTCGCGCGGTTCTCTGCCAAGCTTGCGAAACAAGCACCGCGGTCGTTCACCCGATCCGCGAGTTGGGAGCGCTCACCGCGAATTTGCCAAACACCTTGTTGCTCGTTGATGCGATCACCGCACTGGGGGCATTTCCACTGCCAATGGATGAATGGAAAATAGACGGCATTGTCGCAGGCTCGCAAAAAGCTCTGATGCTGCCCACAGGCCTTAGCTTCGTTGCATTTTCAAAGAAAGCTGAAGCGTTTTTTGAAAAGGCCAGTTGCCCACGATACTACTTTGATATCCGCCGCGAGAAAAAAGCCAACGCCAGCGGTGAAACCTTCTTTAGTTCGTCTGTGACCCTGGTTCGCGCGCTGGATGTGGTGCTGGAACTGATGGGCAAACAAGGCGTGGAAAAACTTTTTGCCGCCAATCACCGCCGCGCTGAAGCCACTCGCATTTTCGCTCAGAAACTGGGTTTTGGCTTGTATGCAAAAGCGCCGAGTGATTCCGTGACAGCACTGACCGTGCCCGCTGGAATGGACGGACAAAAAATTCGCAGCTATCTCGAAGAAAAATACAATATCACTATCATGGGCGGACAGGATCAGGCCAAGGGCAAAATCATCCGCGTCGGCCACATGGGATACATTCAGGATCACGAGATGGTTCGCCTGATCGAGTGCTTGGGCTTGACGCTTCAACACTTTGATGCGACATCCGTGTCCAGCGAGAAAATTCAGGCGACAGTCTCTGAACTCAAACGCTGGCTGGAGTCTCACTAA
- a CDS encoding VOC family protein, whose product MSELSLGFSRERCCNELMQKLTTFLMFEGKAEEAMNFYISLFKNSKINSISRYGAQGPGPEGSVIHAVFSLNGQDFMAIDSHVKHAFTFTPAMSIYVQCENHDELESLYGKLSEGGKALMPLGDYGFSKKFGWVNDRFGVSWQLNLA is encoded by the coding sequence ATGTCCGAACTATCGCTTGGTTTTTCCCGCGAAAGATGCTGCAATGAGCTCATGCAAAAACTAACGACTTTCTTGATGTTTGAAGGAAAAGCCGAAGAAGCCATGAACTTCTATATTTCCCTTTTTAAAAACTCGAAAATCAACTCAATTTCGCGTTATGGGGCGCAGGGCCCAGGCCCCGAAGGCAGTGTGATCCACGCCGTTTTTAGCCTCAACGGCCAGGATTTCATGGCGATTGATAGTCACGTAAAGCACGCATTCACATTCACTCCGGCAATGTCGATCTATGTTCAATGCGAAAACCATGATGAGCTGGAATCCCTTTATGGCAAGCTCAGCGAAGGCGGCAAGGCCCTAATGCCTCTCGGTGACTATGGCTTTAGCAAAAAATTCGGCTGGGTGAATGACCGCTTCGGTGTCTCTTGGCAATTGAATTTGGCATAG
- a CDS encoding DoxX family protein, which translates to MNIFLWIVQVLLALHTAMGAIWKFSRSAEQTMPSLKAIPHGAWLTLSVIELICAIALVIPALSNHLAMLTPVAAILIAGEMLLFCGLHMAAGEGSNIGPMIYWLVVAVVCAFVAYGRYALSPLT; encoded by the coding sequence ATGAATATCTTCTTATGGATCGTACAAGTTTTGCTCGCCTTGCACACAGCGATGGGGGCCATCTGGAAGTTTTCTCGCTCTGCAGAGCAGACGATGCCGTCTCTGAAAGCCATTCCGCACGGTGCTTGGCTTACGCTGTCCGTGATTGAATTGATTTGCGCGATCGCACTGGTGATTCCAGCACTCAGCAATCATCTTGCGATGCTGACTCCGGTTGCGGCGATCCTCATTGCCGGCGAGATGCTGCTCTTTTGTGGTTTGCACATGGCCGCCGGTGAAGGCAGCAACATCGGTCCGATGATTTACTGGCTCGTCGTCGCCGTGGTTTGTGCTTTTGTCGCTTACGGCAGATACGCCCTGAGCCCACTCACCTAG
- the rpsT gene encoding 30S ribosomal protein S20, with product MANHKSAAKRARQATRRTAVNSKRKGAVRTEEKKLVKALEAKNVKELPALLSALTSKLTRAAQKGVFGKNTASRKIGRLSARVHALIGTK from the coding sequence TTGGCAAATCATAAGTCTGCAGCAAAAAGAGCTCGTCAAGCTACTCGTAGAACAGCAGTTAACAGCAAACGTAAAGGTGCAGTTCGCACTGAAGAAAAAAAGCTTGTTAAAGCTTTGGAAGCTAAAAATGTAAAAGAACTTCCAGCATTATTGAGCGCTTTGACTAGCAAATTGACTCGCGCAGCTCAAAAAGGCGTCTTCGGCAAGAACACAGCTTCTCGCAAAATCGGTCGTCTTTCTGCACGCGTTCACGCTTTGATCGGTACTAAGTAA
- a CDS encoding DUF4180 domain-containing protein, whose translation MKTVLHEQGSKRIVEIIADGVVINNAQDALDLLYNLPSPEDRQIIFHKANITPAFFDLKTGIAGEILQKFVNYKIRFAVVGDFQNIKSEALRAFVIESNRGRQAFFVEDLETAKQKLFAI comes from the coding sequence ATGAAAACGGTTCTTCACGAGCAAGGTAGCAAACGCATTGTCGAAATCATCGCTGACGGAGTTGTTATCAACAACGCGCAGGATGCATTGGATTTGCTCTACAATCTGCCAAGTCCTGAAGACCGTCAGATTATTTTTCATAAAGCCAATATCACTCCGGCGTTTTTTGATCTTAAGACAGGGATCGCCGGAGAGATTTTGCAGAAGTTTGTAAATTATAAAATTCGATTCGCCGTCGTTGGCGATTTTCAAAACATCAAGAGCGAAGCCCTGCGAGCTTTCGTGATTGAAAGCAATCGCGGCCGCCAGGCCTTCTTCGTTGAAGACCTCGAGACGGCTAAGCAAAAGCTTTTTGCAATTTAG
- a CDS encoding DUF3224 domain-containing protein: MKKTIKGFFEVKSKPLPVDETSQAVGAMRMKFEKRFVGPLAAESLVSMMGMMNQSLGSGGYVAMEKITGVLEGHSGSFCMQHSSTMKRGTPSQIITVVPDSGTEQLQGLSGDMVIDIIDGKHFYTFNYELP, from the coding sequence ATGAAGAAAACCATCAAAGGATTTTTTGAAGTTAAAAGCAAACCCCTGCCAGTGGATGAAACCAGCCAGGCCGTCGGGGCCATGCGAATGAAATTTGAAAAACGGTTCGTTGGTCCTCTCGCGGCCGAGAGTCTCGTTTCGATGATGGGGATGATGAATCAGTCTTTGGGGTCCGGCGGTTATGTCGCAATGGAAAAAATCACCGGCGTTCTTGAGGGCCATAGTGGCAGCTTCTGCATGCAGCATAGCTCCACCATGAAGCGCGGGACTCCGTCGCAGATCATCACCGTTGTCCCAGACAGCGGCACAGAACAGCTGCAGGGACTTTCGGGTGATATGGTGATTGATATCATCGACGGAAAACACTTTTACACTTTCAACTACGAGCTGCCTTAA
- a CDS encoding D-2-hydroxyacid dehydrogenase codes for MKKKILITDRFAQDVYLYLQQQPQFEVVRADSPKHLPLEHIIDAHALIIRSRTPVNEELLKKARNLQVIITATSGFDHIDLAATQKWGVTVMHTPSANIESAAQLTLGLVISCSNNLVQAHKMMKAGDWNRDQLIGIELSGRTYGIIGLGRIGTRVAQLAQAFGMNVISFDPYQEDEHFEKHKVARLSYEEVLKTADILSFHVPKTLETDYMLNRSHFEYIHRGITLINTSRGSVIHELDLCEALENGWIRAVGLDVFEKEPLPRTSKLLSYPNVVLTPHIGATTEDAFYKASNIAAQKLVGFFLDGSTSDTLPPQVPWYGATPFKSDT; via the coding sequence ATGAAGAAAAAAATCCTCATCACCGATCGATTTGCTCAGGATGTTTACCTCTATTTGCAGCAACAGCCGCAATTCGAAGTCGTGCGTGCGGATTCACCTAAACACTTGCCGCTGGAGCACATTATCGATGCGCACGCGCTCATCATTCGTAGCCGTACGCCTGTGAATGAGGAGTTGCTTAAAAAAGCGCGCAACCTGCAAGTGATTATCACAGCGACCAGCGGCTTTGATCACATTGATCTTGCCGCCACCCAAAAGTGGGGCGTCACAGTAATGCACACTCCGTCTGCAAATATCGAAAGTGCTGCCCAACTCACATTAGGTTTAGTGATTTCTTGTTCTAATAATTTGGTTCAGGCTCACAAGATGATGAAGGCCGGCGACTGGAACCGCGATCAACTCATTGGTATTGAGTTGAGTGGTCGCACTTATGGCATCATCGGCCTTGGTCGCATCGGCACTCGCGTGGCTCAGCTGGCGCAGGCCTTCGGTATGAACGTGATTTCATTTGATCCCTACCAAGAAGATGAACACTTTGAGAAACACAAAGTCGCACGCCTCAGCTACGAAGAAGTTTTAAAGACCGCGGATATTTTGAGCTTCCATGTCCCGAAAACTCTTGAAACCGACTACATGCTGAACCGCTCACATTTTGAATACATCCATCGTGGGATTACTTTGATCAATACTTCGCGTGGCTCCGTGATCCATGAACTGGATTTGTGTGAGGCGCTTGAGAACGGCTGGATCCGGGCTGTCGGCCTCGATGTCTTTGAAAAAGAACCTTTGCCACGGACCTCCAAGTTGCTGAGTTATCCCAATGTTGTTTTAACGCCTCACATTGGAGCCACCACAGAGGATGCTTTTTATAAGGCCTCGAATATCGCTGCTCAAAAACTAGTCGGTTTTTTCCTCGACGGCTCTACATCAGACACTTTACCCCCGCAAGTTCCCTGGTATGGTGCAACACCTTTCAAATCTGACACTTAG
- a CDS encoding PilZ domain-containing protein, whose translation MNAHEDKGFYRRKFPRRALAKKVGVLFDGQYFICNSGEIGEGGMSILSEYALTEGRDLVLSFQIPDGTFVTLRGQIKSVVAKDGLVTHGIAFDQIPLAFKRQIRAFVSARMTSRFQS comes from the coding sequence ATGAACGCTCACGAAGACAAAGGTTTTTACAGACGAAAGTTTCCTCGCCGGGCATTGGCGAAGAAGGTCGGCGTATTATTCGACGGCCAATACTTTATTTGTAATTCCGGAGAAATCGGCGAGGGTGGAATGTCGATCCTGAGTGAGTATGCACTCACGGAAGGCCGCGACCTGGTTCTCAGCTTTCAAATTCCTGATGGAACATTTGTGACTTTGCGGGGGCAGATTAAATCTGTTGTAGCCAAAGACGGGTTGGTCACCCATGGAATTGCATTTGATCAAATTCCATTGGCCTTTAAACGACAAATCCGAGCCTTTGTATCAGCTCGGATGACGTCGAGATTTCAATCGTAA
- a CDS encoding FAD-dependent monooxygenase, with the protein MVYDVIISGAGPVGLFLACELALAKCSVLILEKAETPQAPTKQIPFGIRGLSAPTIEAFYRRGLLSELEIHKRMKNPHQNSGEGARRQVGHFAGIPFHEGDVDVTQWKYRLPSSPEASLISEMAELETVLARRAESLGVQIKRGVSVTGLQQDADGVTVYAGDLSFKAQWLVGCDGARSAVRKAGGFEFAGTEPEFTGYSTKIDIANPEVLRPGRNLTDKGMYMQSQPGFVVIQEFDGGAFHNSGAPLTAEHVQGALRRISNTDVKVTALHFATTWTDRARQATQYRNGRVLLAGDAAHIHSPLGGQGLNLGLGDAMNLGWKLAATIHKKAPAGLLDTYQTERHPIGAQVLDWSRAQVSVMKPDPAARAMNTILRDIMNTRDGATYFASRVWGIHTHYDMGSEHPLVGYSVPNFEFEDGSTLGELMRDGRGILLDFSTNGALEGMTNEYGEQMKYVWGKAAEQLGLSAVLIRPDGIVAWASDEELDKSSIQQAMNEWFTN; encoded by the coding sequence ATGGTTTACGACGTTATTATTTCCGGCGCGGGCCCCGTGGGACTTTTCCTTGCTTGCGAACTTGCATTAGCAAAGTGCTCGGTCCTCATTCTTGAAAAAGCAGAAACTCCCCAGGCACCGACGAAACAAATTCCTTTTGGCATCCGCGGTCTTTCAGCTCCGACGATTGAAGCTTTTTACCGCCGTGGACTCCTCAGTGAATTAGAAATTCACAAGCGCATGAAAAATCCTCATCAAAACAGCGGCGAAGGGGCTCGCCGTCAGGTGGGACATTTCGCCGGCATTCCATTTCACGAGGGCGATGTCGACGTGACTCAATGGAAATACCGCCTACCAAGCTCGCCTGAAGCAAGTTTGATTTCTGAAATGGCAGAACTGGAAACGGTCCTTGCCCGCCGTGCAGAATCCTTAGGAGTCCAAATCAAGCGCGGAGTCAGCGTCACGGGTCTTCAGCAAGATGCTGATGGAGTCACCGTCTACGCTGGTGATTTGTCTTTTAAAGCGCAATGGCTCGTCGGCTGTGATGGTGCTCGCAGCGCGGTTCGCAAAGCCGGCGGCTTTGAGTTCGCCGGCACCGAGCCCGAGTTCACCGGCTACTCTACGAAGATCGACATCGCCAATCCCGAAGTCCTCCGTCCTGGCAGAAATTTGACGGACAAAGGCATGTACATGCAATCGCAGCCAGGCTTTGTTGTCATTCAAGAATTCGATGGTGGAGCTTTTCATAATTCCGGCGCCCCTCTCACAGCAGAGCACGTGCAAGGGGCTCTCCGTCGCATTTCAAACACCGACGTGAAAGTCACAGCCCTGCATTTTGCCACAACGTGGACCGATCGTGCCCGTCAAGCGACTCAGTATCGTAATGGCCGCGTTCTTCTTGCCGGAGATGCTGCTCATATTCATTCTCCCCTTGGCGGCCAAGGCCTTAACCTGGGCTTGGGAGATGCGATGAACTTAGGGTGGAAGCTCGCGGCGACGATTCATAAGAAAGCGCCTGCAGGCCTATTAGACACTTACCAAACGGAGCGCCACCCGATCGGCGCGCAAGTGCTGGATTGGTCGCGGGCGCAGGTTTCTGTGATGAAACCAGATCCGGCAGCACGTGCGATGAACACCATTCTTCGCGACATCATGAACACACGCGATGGCGCAACCTACTTCGCAAGCCGAGTTTGGGGCATCCATACGCACTACGATATGGGCAGCGAACATCCTCTCGTAGGCTACAGCGTTCCGAATTTTGAATTCGAAGACGGCTCAACTCTCGGCGAACTCATGCGTGACGGCCGCGGCATTCTGTTGGATTTTAGCACGAATGGCGCCCTTGAAGGCATGACCAACGAGTACGGTGAACAGATGAAATACGTTTGGGGAAAAGCCGCCGAGCAATTGGGTCTGAGTGCTGTCTTGATTCGTCCTGATGGAATCGTGGCATGGGCCTCAGATGAGGAGCTTGATAAGTCTTCCATCCAGCAAGCAATGAATGAGTGGTTCACGAATTGA
- a CDS encoding adenylosuccinate synthase — translation MSGTVVVGAQWGDEGKGKLVDVFAANADFVVRYQGGANAGHTLVVNGVKTVLHLVPSGILHPETTCIVTSGVVVDVFGILDEIKKLKANGHLQNPKQLLISDSATIILPYHKAIDAAREDALEDEKIGTTGRGIGPAYEDRASRRAILLGDLYDRASLKKKLELGLREKNFLIENYYKGTPVKIDDLMAQLEQVALDLEPYRCRDTSSVIAKALKGGKRVLFEGAQGTMLDLMHGTYPYVTSSSTLAGSACVGAGIGPTHIQKVIGVFKAYTTRVGSGPFPTELKDEVGKKIQMDGNEFGSTTGRSRRCGWLDLVALKYAIRVNGVTNLALMKLDVLSGHERVGVCTGYKINGETISELPPNSYELEKVEPVIEYLPGWKEDISKLTTLKDLPRATMNFIDYINTQLGTPVDVISIGPGRDQTLWVKPLFTK, via the coding sequence GTGTCTGGAACAGTCGTAGTCGGTGCTCAATGGGGCGACGAAGGCAAAGGAAAGCTCGTCGACGTCTTTGCAGCTAACGCTGATTTTGTAGTTCGTTATCAAGGCGGCGCCAACGCCGGTCACACGCTGGTTGTTAACGGCGTAAAGACTGTCTTGCACCTTGTACCTTCCGGCATTCTTCACCCTGAAACAACGTGCATCGTTACATCCGGTGTTGTTGTCGATGTTTTCGGCATCCTCGATGAAATCAAAAAATTAAAGGCAAATGGTCACCTGCAAAATCCAAAGCAGTTACTTATTTCTGATTCTGCAACGATCATTCTTCCGTATCACAAAGCCATCGACGCTGCTCGCGAAGATGCCCTTGAAGACGAAAAAATCGGAACCACAGGCCGTGGCATCGGTCCTGCTTACGAAGACCGTGCTTCTCGCCGCGCGATCTTGCTCGGGGATCTTTATGACCGCGCTTCATTGAAGAAAAAACTCGAGCTCGGTCTGCGCGAGAAGAACTTCCTCATCGAAAATTACTACAAAGGCACTCCGGTTAAGATTGATGACTTGATGGCGCAGCTTGAACAAGTGGCGCTGGATCTTGAACCTTACCGTTGCCGTGATACTTCTTCAGTGATCGCAAAAGCCCTCAAGGGTGGCAAACGCGTTTTGTTTGAAGGCGCACAAGGCACGATGCTCGATTTGATGCACGGAACTTATCCGTACGTCACAAGCTCTTCAACTCTTGCAGGTTCTGCTTGCGTGGGCGCAGGGATTGGTCCGACTCATATTCAAAAAGTTATCGGCGTGTTTAAGGCTTACACGACTCGCGTCGGTTCTGGTCCATTCCCGACAGAACTCAAAGACGAAGTGGGTAAGAAAATCCAAATGGATGGTAACGAGTTCGGCTCGACAACAGGCCGTTCACGTCGCTGTGGTTGGTTGGACTTAGTAGCACTGAAGTACGCAATCCGCGTCAATGGCGTGACAAACTTGGCATTGATGAAATTGGATGTGCTTTCAGGCCACGAGCGTGTGGGCGTCTGCACAGGATACAAAATCAACGGCGAAACGATCAGCGAGCTTCCACCGAATTCTTATGAACTTGAAAAAGTGGAGCCAGTAATCGAGTATCTTCCAGGCTGGAAAGAAGACATTTCTAAGCTGACTACTTTGAAAGATCTGCCTCGCGCGACGATGAACTTCATCGACTACATCAACACTCAGTTAGGAACTCCGGTCGATGTGATCTCCATCGGTCCAGGCCGCGATCAAACACTTTGGGTGAAGCCTCTGTTCACAAAATAG
- a CDS encoding HD domain-containing protein, with translation MKSFEKLFHDYMKQVCVENPDPSHDILHVERVVKVAKKLAHEEGAKLEVVIPAAYLHDCVYISKADARRTQASRLSADHAMELLKGWNYPAEFLPAIHHAIAAHSFSAKIPVETIEAKVVQDADRLDAMGAVGIFRVFAFSGLSRRALYWPEDPFCETRTPDDSTNTLDHFYVKLLRLHEALNTKSAKAEGQRRLQVMEGFLESLKVELS, from the coding sequence ATGAAATCCTTCGAAAAATTATTTCATGATTACATGAAACAAGTCTGTGTCGAAAATCCGGATCCGTCGCACGATATTTTGCACGTTGAACGTGTCGTGAAGGTCGCAAAAAAGCTCGCGCACGAAGAGGGTGCGAAGCTTGAGGTCGTCATTCCTGCGGCGTATTTGCATGACTGTGTGTACATTTCAAAAGCCGATGCACGCCGTACGCAGGCTTCGCGCCTTTCTGCGGATCATGCGATGGAGTTACTAAAAGGCTGGAATTATCCGGCGGAGTTTTTACCGGCGATTCACCATGCGATTGCCGCTCATAGTTTTTCGGCGAAGATTCCTGTGGAAACCATCGAAGCCAAAGTTGTACAAGATGCGGATCGCCTCGATGCCATGGGGGCCGTTGGTATTTTCCGTGTTTTTGCTTTCAGTGGTCTTTCGCGCCGGGCGCTTTATTGGCCTGAAGATCCCTTCTGTGAAACACGCACTCCGGATGACAGTACGAACACTCTGGATCACTTCTATGTAAAGCTCCTGCGCTTGCATGAGGCCCTGAACACGAAGTCAGCAAAGGCGGAGGGGCAGAGACGCCTCCAAGTCATGGAAGGCTTCTTGGAATCGCTGAAGGTCGAGCTTTCTTAG
- the holA gene encoding DNA polymerase III subunit delta — translation MALIDAQKFYRDLEKGDLSPLYFLFGEEPYLLNQSIERFKYAVLTEGAVDFNYSLFYASDADISTVRDAVETLPMMAPKRLVILKEAQELSDREWAELETLITTPVDSTVFVILASRVDKRKKQIRLMLETADCVEFKKPYDNQIPGWVKYIAGTLGLDIADDAILLLAKLVGSHLSEIEAELKKLADFVGDRKRIEVSDVAQVVSRSKEENVFDFTRAIGESDRVRALEHLVHLLDQGQSEIGIVSLLARHIRLLLTVKRGLEQGLSGAKLAHAAQVPPYFLDNYVMQSRLWTVKKLEQTLVVLAETDKALKSSPLSSHIWLENLVLKTCSQSQHAHA, via the coding sequence GTGGCACTGATCGATGCTCAAAAGTTTTATCGCGACTTGGAAAAGGGCGATCTATCTCCGTTGTATTTCTTGTTTGGTGAAGAACCTTATCTTTTAAATCAGAGCATTGAACGTTTTAAGTACGCCGTTCTCACTGAGGGTGCGGTCGATTTTAACTATTCTCTTTTCTATGCGTCTGATGCTGACATCTCCACGGTGCGTGATGCGGTTGAAACTCTGCCAATGATGGCGCCAAAGCGCTTGGTGATTTTGAAAGAAGCGCAAGAGCTTTCGGATCGTGAATGGGCTGAGCTTGAGACGTTGATCACGACCCCTGTGGATAGCACCGTGTTCGTGATCCTCGCGTCTCGCGTGGATAAACGTAAAAAGCAAATCCGCCTGATGCTGGAAACAGCTGATTGTGTGGAGTTCAAAAAACCTTACGACAACCAAATTCCAGGCTGGGTGAAATACATCGCCGGCACTTTGGGTTTGGATATCGCAGACGATGCGATTTTGCTTTTGGCAAAACTCGTCGGCAGTCACCTTTCTGAGATCGAAGCTGAACTGAAGAAGCTCGCGGATTTCGTCGGAGATCGCAAACGCATCGAAGTCAGCGATGTGGCTCAAGTGGTTTCTCGCTCGAAAGAAGAAAACGTTTTTGATTTCACGCGTGCGATTGGCGAAAGCGACCGTGTGCGTGCACTGGAACATCTGGTTCATTTGCTTGATCAAGGCCAAAGCGAAATCGGGATCGTGTCTTTGCTCGCTCGTCACATTCGTTTGTTGCTGACGGTGAAGCGCGGTCTTGAACAAGGCTTGAGCGGGGCCAAGCTCGCGCACGCAGCGCAGGTCCCACCATATTTCTTAGATAACTACGTTATGCAAAGCCGTCTTTGGACGGTGAAGAAGTTGGAGCAAACTTTGGTTGTTCTGGCTGAAACCGACAAGGCGTTGAAGTCATCACCATTGTCTTCGCACATCTGGCTTGAGAATTTGGTTCTCAAAACTTGCAGTCAATCCCAACACGCTCACGCCTAG
- a CDS encoding sigma-70 family RNA polymerase sigma factor, producing the protein MDHKEMEKKDWLAKNFEETRGHLKSVAYRMLGSVGEAEDAVQEAWIRLNHSESEKIENLNGWLTTVVSRVCLDMLRTRKSRGEAPLSDQSSESAKEGNPEADYMIADAVGPALLVVLDLLTPAERIAFVLHDLFDLSFEEIAPIIDRTEEATRQLASRARRRVRGAETPEENLERRNEIVAAFLSASREGNFEALMHLLHPDATLRADETAIKVAQANKDKGAPQFQREIRGAKDVANTLKGKAAAAQLALINGMAGMTWAPGGKPVVAFCFKVEDGKVVDIEIVMDRQKLDALDVKIVS; encoded by the coding sequence ATGGATCATAAAGAGATGGAAAAGAAAGACTGGCTTGCCAAAAATTTCGAAGAGACCCGTGGTCACCTCAAATCAGTGGCCTATCGAATGCTGGGCTCCGTGGGCGAAGCCGAAGACGCCGTTCAAGAGGCTTGGATTCGCTTGAATCACTCCGAATCTGAGAAAATTGAAAATCTCAACGGCTGGCTGACGACGGTGGTTTCGCGCGTCTGCCTTGATATGCTTCGTACGCGTAAGTCCCGAGGGGAAGCTCCTCTCAGTGATCAAAGCTCTGAGTCCGCTAAAGAAGGCAATCCCGAAGCGGACTATATGATTGCAGATGCCGTGGGCCCGGCATTGCTCGTCGTTTTAGATTTACTCACACCCGCGGAACGCATCGCTTTTGTTCTGCATGATCTGTTTGATTTGTCGTTTGAAGAAATTGCGCCGATCATCGACCGTACCGAAGAGGCCACGCGCCAGCTTGCAAGCCGCGCGCGTCGCCGTGTGCGTGGGGCAGAGACCCCTGAAGAAAATCTCGAGCGCCGCAATGAAATCGTTGCAGCTTTCCTATCGGCTTCGCGCGAGGGCAATTTCGAAGCGCTGATGCACTTGCTTCACCCGGATGCGACTCTGCGTGCGGATGAAACGGCGATTAAAGTGGCGCAAGCGAACAAAGACAAAGGGGCTCCGCAGTTCCAACGTGAAATCCGTGGTGCGAAAGACGTGGCGAATACGCTTAAAGGCAAAGCGGCGGCCGCGCAATTAGCACTGATCAATGGCATGGCGGGCATGACATGGGCTCCGGGTGGAAAGCCGGTGGTTGCGTTCTGCTTTAAAGTGGAAGACGGCAAAGTCGTCGATATCGAAATAGTGATGGACCGTCAGAAACTCGACGCTCTGGATGTGAAAATCGTTAGCTAA
- a CDS encoding helicase: MKWLLFWMILLVFVSPLRAQQNLAGVKIRAFTTDGCSMSPDGNFRSDWTECCVDHDFAYWLGGTKAERADADQHLMACITEKSDAVTAEIYFAGVRVGGTAYSITSYRWGYGWNYLRSYRPITDQELELIKTQLGQSLEELRKTYRNTPITRSLF, from the coding sequence ATGAAGTGGCTTCTCTTTTGGATGATTCTTCTAGTTTTTGTAAGCCCCCTAAGAGCGCAGCAAAACCTTGCTGGCGTTAAGATTCGTGCTTTCACAACCGACGGCTGCAGCATGTCCCCTGATGGGAATTTTCGCAGCGATTGGACTGAGTGCTGCGTGGATCACGACTTTGCTTATTGGCTCGGCGGCACCAAGGCGGAGCGCGCAGACGCGGACCAACACTTGATGGCTTGTATTACAGAAAAATCAGATGCCGTGACTGCTGAAATTTATTTTGCCGGCGTGCGCGTCGGCGGGACCGCCTACTCTATCACGTCGTATCGCTGGGGTTATGGCTGGAATTATCTGCGCAGCTATCGCCCCATTACCGACCAGGAGCTTGAGCTGATTAAAACTCAGTTAGGACAAAGTCTCGAAGAGCTTCGCAAGACTTATCGTAATACACCTATTACGCGATCGCTGTTTTGA